CAGAGCTTCGTTAATCGAGGAGATTAAACCAAGAAGTGTTGATATATTGGATGAAGATTTTTATCAAGCTATGCTAAAGATGCAAAAGTTAAAGGAAGCAGAAGAATCTCTGCCTGGTGTGGATTGCGGCATCTGTGGCTCTCCTAATTGTAAGTCGCTAGCACGGGATTACATTAAAGGTGAAGCTAAACTTGAATATTGCTTTTTCATTTTACAAAGATTGATTGAAAACAAAAAATTGACACCACAGGAATCTGGAGAGATATTAAGAGCGGTATGGGGTAATAAAAAATTTGATGGAGAGATTGATGAAAGTAAAAAGTCTGATTGATAAATTAAATCTGAACTGCTTTAATGAGGAAGGTTTAGAGAGAGAAATTACTGGTGGTTATGTTTCTGATCTTTTAAGTGATGTAATGGGGAATGCAAATGAAGGACAATGCTGGATAACTTTACAGACACATAAAAACATATCCGCAATAGCAAGCTTAAGAGATCTTTCTTGTATTATTATTAGTAAAGGATTGAAGCCCGATCTTGATACTATTGATGCTTGTAATTCAGAAGACATTGCGATTTTAGGCTCAGGTGACCAAACTTTTGAACTTGCAGGAAAGCTTTATTCAATTTTAAAAAATGAAAATTAAGGCCGATTTACATATACATTCTGTACTTTCTCCTTGTGGGGACCTTGATATGAGTCCAAAACAGATCATCAATACTGCGATTAGTCAAGGTCTAAATATGATAGCCATAACAGACCATAATTCAACTATTCAGGCACAATATATGATATCAAACAATTTATCTGATATCAAAATTATTGGAGGAACTGAATTCAATAGCAGTGAAGATATTCACGGTTTATCGTTGTTTGAAAACATTGAGCAACTGAAATTGTTTCAGGATTTTCTCGATAAAAATTTACAAAACATCCCGAATAAACCTGATAAATTTGGATATCAAGTAGCTGTTGATTTCGAAGATAATATTTTTTATGAAGAAGAAAAACTTTTGATAACCGCCCTAAAATGTGGAGTGAAAGAGATCTATTTAAAGACAAAAGAGCTTGGTGGATATTTCATATTTTCTCACATAGACAGAAATTCATATTCTGTTTTGTCTCAATTAGGGTTCATTCCTGACGATATTACACCTGAAGCAGTAGAGATTTCAGCATCCGGTATCAGAACAAAATTCAAATATTTAAATATGGATAAATACAAAGAAGTATCATTTTCAGACGCACACTATATTTCAGATATTGGTAAAACTTTTGTTGAGTTTGAGGGCATTCCAGATATGACCTCATTCATTCAAGCCATCAAAAACAGTGATTACAAAATTGGAACTAAATAATGAAAACCATTTCTCATCATATAATTGATATTGTTCACAATAGCATAAGAGCTCTGTCTTCTGTGATTTCGGTACAAGTCGTTGAATCAGTGACAAAAAACATTTTGAGAATAGAAGTTGAGGATAATGGATGTGGAATGGATGAAAAACTATTGTCAGGAGTGACTGATCCATTTACTACAACTCGGACGACAAGAAAGATAGGAATGGGAATTCCATTGCTTAAATTTCATGCAGAACAAACCAACGGCAGTTTCTCAATTGAGTCCCAGATTGGTTTGGGAACAAAACTTATAGCCTCATTTCAACTTGACCACATCGATTTACAACCCCTCGGTGATCTTTCTGGAGCAATTTCTCAACTAATGGCTTCTACTCAAAATTCAAACATATCTTTTTCGTATCATAATGATAAAATTGATTTTACAATATCATCTCAAGATATATGGGATATTTTAGAGTCAAGAGTGATCGACAGTAAAGAGATGATAATGATAAAAGAAATAATTGAGAGCAATATCAACCCTTAAATCTGACTTATTTTCTCTAAAAACTTATCCTGTGTATCTATATTGAATCTTAGAATGAATTTTGATCCTTCTTTGTAATCACTATCGATATCAATCGTACCATTGTGATGATCCATTATTATTCTGCATATAAAAAGACCTAAACCTCTTTTATTGTTCAAGCTATAACAAGCCCTAAAAATTCTTTCACTATCTTCATATGAAATTGGATTATCAGAGCTAATAAACTCGATTTCCAGTGTATTAACATCCTGTACTTCCAATAAGTTAACATTGATCTTTAGCTTACTTCTGATATCATTATTCTCGAAGCTATTCTCTAACAACTCAAATAGCAATATTTCCAATTGTTGTTTATCACCAAAGAATACAATCTCTTCAACATTAATATTTAATTCTAATTTCAAATTGAATCTTTTATTAATTTTATGAACCATATTACCAAAATATTCAATGAAATCGAATTGTTGAATTACACTCTTTTTTAAAATACTGTGATAACTATTATTTTTTTGGAAAAACTCGTTATCCTTTTCAAGAATATTACTCTGATCAAAACTTCTTTGTTTAAAATATTCTACTTCGTAAAAAATCCCTGACAATAAATCGAATATCGCATTTTTATTGTACTGGTATTTTTTTTCATAAAAAGAACTAAACACAAATATTACATACTCTCTTTCTCCATATTTGAATTTATTTAAATATAGATCTAATTCTTTTGATTTATTGCCAATATTGACTAAAATTCTAGAATAATTACTGTTCACTTGATATGAATGAACTAAAAAATTATATAAACTTCCTCCAATGTGCTTTAGGTCGTTTTTTAATACTCTTACATTTTTTAAACATGAAATCTCAAATTTTTCGTTTGCAAAAATTGTATTTATGACATTGTTGGAATGTACAAGTTCAAACTCGGAGTCACTTAGAAGTGCAACAATTACTCCTAAATTATTAAAATCAATTGCTTTTGAGAATAAAGATAAAGACAAATCTTGATTATTTATATTGGTGTCAATGGTGAAATTACTAATTTTGAATACATCTTTCTTTTCTTTTTTATCTTTTCTAATTCGATATATTAAGTAAATATTCACAAAAAACAGTACAGAAAATGAAGCATAATACAAATAATAATTTTCCTTCAAGCTCTCGTTTTGTATACTAGTATTATCTTTACTGGAGTAAGATATCTCTGTTATCTTATCCTCGATAAGCTGTTTGTAATAATCTTGCAATCTATATTTATCATCTGTACTATCTCGTAACTCTGCATATCGTATATATGAGTTTAATGCCTCTTTAAATTCACCCTTCTTCGTATGCAATAATGATAACTTTTCGTACGCTCTCCTTCTATTGATGTACGAATCCAAAGAATATAAAGTATCCAAAAGTGTAATAGCTTTCGTATAGCATTTGTAGGCTTGTTCCATACTATCCAGTTCCAAATAAACATTTCCCAGATTTATCAACGAACTACTAGCAACATTGCTACCTAGTTTTGTTTTTTTCCTATATTCATAAGCCTGTTTATTATATTCAATAGACTTCTCATAATCACCAACTTTATATCTACACCACCCAAGATTATTATAAATTTTTCCAGTAGTATTATCATCTATTCTATTTGCCATCTTCTTTAAGATATCTAAATTAATCTGCTCAGCTTCTTCGTATTCATCCATGTCCATATATGTAAAACTTAATCTGGATAACAAGTCCGCATATAAATCAGGATTCTCTTCAATAGATATAAGCTCAATACCTTCTTTTAAATAACGAAGAGCTAAATTGTATTTTTTTAACTTCCTATAAGCCTGACCAAGACCAATAATAGCTCTCGCTTTTAAATTATTATCATGTAATATTGGAAAAAAGCTTAAAATCTCAAGGTATTCTGTTTCTGCCAATGAATAAGATTCCGTATTGAAAAGAATATCCCCAATTTCTATTTTACTTGATAAAGCTTCAAATGTCCTCCCTATTTTCAGATAGATAAGACTACTTTCTCTTAAATAAATTATAGATTTATTTAAAAGACCTAGCACTCTATAATTGTCTCCAGTTGATTTCATTGACTGAGCCAAAAGAAGGCTATCATTTGATTGTTCTGCATAACTACTTGCAAGAAGAGAGTATTTCAATCTAATAACGACACTAGTGGACTTGTCATTCATTAATTTAGTTATTGTTGCTAAATCATTCCTTGATCTTAAAGTAAAATCATTGCTCCAAACATTGGGAAGAACTAAACATATTACAATTAGATAAAATTTTAGCATTAAGAATCCAATCTATTATAAATAAAATTACAGCCTTATTTATGAAAACACAAAAACTAATTTTACTTCTTTTTCTACTAGGCATTAAAAAATAAAAATTACTTAAATGATGTTAGTATAATACATTTTTTTTGCTTGATAAACAGTTAAAGGTTCATCCTAACATTTCATCATTTATTTTATTCATTATATAGGAGATAAGTAAACGTAATTAAAAATTGAACTCCTATTTAATTATTAGGTATAATTACTGTGCTTGAAACAACAAATTTTTTGATTTTAACTAGAAGTTTTGCACATCTTCGAATAACAAAAAATAAAAATTTATTATTTGACTTAATGATTTTTTATAACTAGAATACAATAAATTAAAGATGGAAAAATTGAAATCTTACTATTAACATTGGGAGGTATGATGAAAAAAATCGTTGGTTTAGTCCTTCTTGCAGCAGTGGTATTAGCACCTTTGTTCGCAATTGACGCAACAAAATCTTATCCAAGAGTAAAAGCTCCTCTTTATTTGGACAACATGAATAAGGGAGATGCTCCATCCGTAATTAATGATCCGTCAGCATTTGATAATTCTTCAAATGGATATGGTTGGTACAATCCGTTTAACCACAAAATTGACTTTGATCCAATTACCCAAACATATGGTACTTTCTATCGTCAAAAAAGTTCAGCTGGTTCTGGTTCTGGTGGTTTCGGTATAGCTTATACAAACGATGACAGCTTTGAAACTTCTCCTATCTATCCTAACCCAGCTGGTATTGGTGGATTGAGATATCCTTACATCACTTCTGGTTATGGCTACCACTTCTTAATCGGTACTGAATATGGTGCATCTTCTCTAGAATCAAAAATGATGATTTTTGTTAATAGCCCAGATGATATTGAAACAGTTGGTCCGATCTATGTTGGAAATTCTGGTGAATTCCTTCCTGGTTGGATGGTTGCTGCTGATATTACTTTCAACGAAGCTACTGGCGAATATATTTTGATTATTACTGGTGAGTACGATCTAAACTCAGATCCTTTTAAAACTGGTGTTGTTGTTGGAAAAACAACTACTCCAATGGATCCTGACTCTTGGGAATTTTCTGACTACAACGATCTATTGTTCGTAGCTGGAGAAAGCTTTCCAGATGCTGGGACTTTAAAACCTGTATGGGGTAAAAATGGACTTGGTGTTGTTCTTGCTCCGGTAGATGCAGTAGCTGGTGATTTCTTCTTTGTTCCAGGTATGATCTACACAACTGACTGGGGTGCTACATGGAATTTATCAGAAACAGGTGGATTCATTTATGATACTACTGCTTTTGGTGCTTCTTTCTCTTGGGATAATGCAACTTGTGGTGATCCGGCAGAGGATGCTATGCCTACTGGATTCGGACAATTTGATGCGTTTATTGATGACAATAATACATTACACTTTGTAACTCTTTGTCATGCAAAAACTGCAACTTCAGGTACATCATACTACCCATGGGCAACAGATGCTGGTGGAAATCTTGTCTTAACAGATGGTTATTACGATACACAAATAACTATTGCTGATGGAGAAATAAATTTCGTACAATCAGATTTAATCACTACAAGAAACTACACTTGGGACAATGGGGAAGTTAACGAAAGCTCTCCAAGATATGTTAATCATTTAACTGCTTCAGTTGGAGCAACTGCTGGTTATCCAAATAGTGGAGCTATGTACTTATCTATAGGTGATAGAATTTTTGGTGATACTGGTACAGATCTTAACATGGTTTCTGAGTGGACAGATCCTGTAGAATTCTATTATTTCCAACCTCACTCTGTAACAAAAAAAGCTGGTTCTGGATGGGAAACTGAAATTGTTACTGTTGAAATCGAAGAAGGTGTATTCCAAGATTTCCCAATTGCGTATAACGTATTTGACGAACCAGGAATCCACCACGAAGGTTTATCTACTCCAAGTTTAGTACCTGAAATGGATGGCGACAACCTAACAGTTTGGGGTGTTTATCAGGTAGCAGATCTTACTCAGCCTCTTTCAGGAGCTGCTGATTTCTGTGACCACGTACAAGACTTATACTCATTCACTTGGAATAAAGTTGGAATCGAAGAGCTAAATAATGTTCCTGGAACTACTGCTCTAGCACAAAACTATCCTAACCCTTTCAATCCTGCAACTCAAATCAGCTTTAGAGTTGATAATGCAGCAAATATAAATCTAACTGTATTTAATGCTGCAGGTGAAAAAGTTAGTGAATTAGTTAATGGAAACGTTAATAGTGGTATACATACTGTTAATTTTGATGCTTCAAATTTAAACAGCGGTGTTTACTTCTACCAACTATCTGTTAATGGAGTAGCTAAAGATACTAAAAAAATGGTTTTAACTAAATAATCATAATTATTAGTCTGAATTAAAAGGGGAGAATTCTCCCCTTTTTTTATTGTATGTTATTGTAATTGAGTTCCGTATTAGTTTATCTGTTTTTTCGCATTATGAATTTAATTTCCACTAAATATTTATGATTTTAATTTTTTTTTTTATTGTCATTGAGCGTAAATATTGTTATTATGACTTAGCGAATAGAAGAGAGGTTTATTAGATAAAATAAATGGATGAGGTAGTATAATGATCAATCGAATGAAAAGCCTTCTTTTTCTGATGGTTTTTTTGCTTCCGGCTGTTGTTTTCTCACAGGCTAAAACTGGTACGGCAGCTATGACTTTCTTGAAAATTGACGTTAGTGCTAGAGCAAATGCTCTAGGTGGAAGTTTTATAGGATTAGCTAATGATGTATCAACTTTACATTACAATCCTGCAGGAATGATTAATATTCAACAACCTGACTTTGGAGTTTCTCACACTATGTATCTTGCTGATATTCAATATACATGGGGTGGTTTGGTATTCCCATTAAAAGAAATGAATGCAGCAGTTGGATTTCAATCTAGTTTTCTTATAGTGGGAGACATGGATGAAACTACAATTGATAAACCTCAAGGAACAGGAAGAACATTTTCAGCACATGATATGATGGTTGGAGCTTCTTACGCTCAAATGCTTACACCAAAGTTTTACATTGGTGGTACTTTAAAATTCCTTCAGGAAAAACTAGCAAATGAATCTGCTTGGTCAGTAGCTGGTGATGTTGGTACTTACTATGATACAAAATGGAAATCTTTGATTTTTGGTATGTCAATTCGAAATTTTGGAACTGCAGTTGAATTTATAAATGAATCTGCAGATCTTCCAATGATGTTCGTTTTCGGTATTGGTTTCAATCCATACGATGATGGAATCAACAAACTATCTACCTTAGTGGAAGCAGGTCACCCATCTGACAACAATGAGTATATCACAGTTGGTCTAGAATACTCTTTTGACGATATGTTTTTCTTAAGAGCTGGAAGAAAAATTGATGAGCTAGAAAACTGGTTAGGTGATGAAGACAAATATGTTAAATTTAAAGACAATGCAGACGGAACATCAGTTAATTACGACCCTGAATCTTTCAACAATTTCGGAACTTCTATTGGTGTTGGATTTAAGTTATCGCAATTTAGATTTGACTATTCATGGGAGTCTTATGGAAGACTTGGCGGAATTAACATGTTTAATGTAAGCTTGAGCTTTTAGTCTCTTCCGCATTTGAAAAGCCCTCTTAATGAGGGCTTTTTTATTTGATATGATTCAATCTGTGATAACTAATTCCATGTTTTTTGCTTAAGATCTGTAATATGTATACCCCCGAGGAAAGATTCTTTGTATTTATTGTAATGCTATTCAATTTTGTATTAGCATTAATTCTCAGATTTTTTATTTTTTCCCCATTTAGGTTAAACAGTGTCATCTTCACATACTTGTCAGAAATAGAGCTGAATTCTATTGTAATTATTGAATTAAACGGATTCGGATATATATTCTTTATAAAAGAATTAACTTGACTACCTTCATGTATTTCTACACCCCTAGTTTGAACACCATAGTAATATGATTCATCTCCTATCTCTGTGTAATAATTTCCGTTTACTGGGTCAATCAGCCCGGGATCAATGTTAATTATGTTATTATTCGGAGCAAGACTTGCTTCGTCATCCCAAGGGATAGGCTCACTTCAACCAGTTTCACATAACCTTGCGAAATTCCTTGTACAATTTGGAAGTTGAAGCTGACTATTAAATGACCAATTTTCATTTATGTCTGGAAAACCAAATTGTTCTTTATTACTAAATACAAAATTTATACCGGTTGGAGTTGTGAAACTTCCACCATCTTCTATGGCATTAACTACAATATTTCTTTTAATTGCAATGCCAGTTCCACAATATTTTAAATTTACACCATAGTGATATGGCTCATAAAAAGTACAGTATGAAATCTCTCCTTTTGGTATCACAGTTTCACCTATATAATAAATTCCCCCATATATTAGAAAACAATCAGTAATATCTAACCTTTTATCTGTATTACTAAATACTATACTATCATTTTCCAAATATATTTTTGCTCCATTCCCTATTATGGCTGTATTTACAGCGTCAACACCGTTTAAATATAAGCCACCGTAGTAATCTCCCCCATTCTCAAGTATTATATACTTTTCATAACCATTTCCCGAAGAAGAGCTATCATAAACCTCTTTCAATGTTAAAGCTTTTAATGATAAGTAACCTAACAATACAATGTATGATAATAACCTATACATTTTCCCTCCTTTTGTTGAAATATAAAAAAAAAATAATTGATTGTTATGACAACTATTATATATTTGATATTGTCATAGTAGTGAATAGATAGTGAGCAGTAGAATTGGTTATTTTTAATATTATTTTAAAATATCATCAAGTAAAAAACGTTATAAATTGAAAAAGGAGTTTATTGTGAAAAAAGTACTGTATTTTTTAATCCCAATCATAATCATTGGATTAGCTTCATATGGTGTCTATTACAGAATCGAAAGTAAAAGTAATACTAAAAAAGATGAACAAAAACACAAAGTAGATGAAAAAAAATCAATAGTTAAAGTTGAAACTCAAAAAGCATTTGTTGGCGATCTTCCAATGTATATCAATTGTACTGGACTTGCTAAATCTTCAAAATCTGTAAAAATCAGCACTAAAGTTTCCGGAACTGTAGAAAAATTGATGGTTAGTAATGGGACGTATGTAAAAAAAGGTGATGTCCTGGTTAAACTTGAAAGTGAAGATATTGAATTAGCATTTGAAAATGCTGAAGTTGAACTAACTAAGGCTAAACTCGATTATGGCATCGAAAAAAGCTATTCAAATTTAAAAAATGAGAATAGGGACAATATAGACTTAGCTGGACTTAAAGAACAATTAGACATTAAATATAAAGCAGGCAAGATTAACGAAGATGAATATCAAGATCAACTTCTAGAACTTGACGTTAAAAAATTGATGTCAAACCCAGATAATACTATGTTTCTAAGAAGTAAAACAGGTTTATCTTCAAAACTTATAAATTTTAAAAAAAATAAAATTGACTACGATAATCTTATAATAACAGCACCTTTCAGTGGATATATTGCCAATCTTGATTTAGTTGAAGGTCAAGATGTTGGAAATGGATACGATTGCTTTGATTTAATTGATCTTGAAAATATAGAAATAGAAGTCCCTGTTTTGGAAACAGAAATCTCTGATTTAGTTTCTGGTAGAAATGCTACGATAAGTTTTAATTCTTTTCCTGATCAAAAATTTTTAGGAAAAGTAAAAAATATTAACCCTATGCTTGAAGAAAACAGTTCTACCTGCAAAGTAACAATATCTATTAAAAATGAAAATCTCATTATAAAACCTGGAATGAGTGCAAATGTTTCTATAGAGGGTAAAATTTACAAAGACAGATTGCTTGTTCCTAGATCTGCAATACTTGTTAGAGATAATAGAAAATTATTATTCAGAGTTGAGGGTGATCTTGCTAAATGGATATACGTAACTACTGGTAAAGAAAATGTAGATTTTATAGAAGTTCTTGATAAAATTGAAGTAAACGATGAGATAGTTGTTTCAAATAATTATACATTAGCTCACGATGCTCAGGTTAAAGTAACTAATTAATAGGTTTAAAAATGCTTGATATAATAATTAAAAGACCGATCACAGTTATAATGCTTTTTATAGCTGTAGTTGTTTTCGGCTTCATTTCATTTAAAAAACTACCGGTAAATCTTTTACCAGATGTTAATTACCCATCTATTACTATCTGGACTGAATATCCAGGA
The Candidatus Delongbacteria bacterium genome window above contains:
- a CDS encoding serine kinase translates to MKVKSLIDKLNLNCFNEEGLEREITGGYVSDLLSDVMGNANEGQCWITLQTHKNISAIASLRDLSCIIISKGLKPDLDTIDACNSEDIAILGSGDQTFELAGKLYSILKNEN
- a CDS encoding PHP domain-containing protein — encoded protein: MKIKADLHIHSVLSPCGDLDMSPKQIINTAISQGLNMIAITDHNSTIQAQYMISNNLSDIKIIGGTEFNSSEDIHGLSLFENIEQLKLFQDFLDKNLQNIPNKPDKFGYQVAVDFEDNIFYEEEKLLITALKCGVKEIYLKTKELGGYFIFSHIDRNSYSVLSQLGFIPDDITPEAVEISASGIRTKFKYLNMDKYKEVSFSDAHYISDIGKTFVEFEGIPDMTSFIQAIKNSDYKIGTK
- a CDS encoding sensor histidine kinase translates to MKTISHHIIDIVHNSIRALSSVISVQVVESVTKNILRIEVEDNGCGMDEKLLSGVTDPFTTTRTTRKIGMGIPLLKFHAEQTNGSFSIESQIGLGTKLIASFQLDHIDLQPLGDLSGAISQLMASTQNSNISFSYHNDKIDFTISSQDIWDILESRVIDSKEMIMIKEIIESNINP
- a CDS encoding tetratricopeptide repeat protein, encoding MLKFYLIVICLVLPNVWSNDFTLRSRNDLATITKLMNDKSTSVVIRLKYSLLASSYAEQSNDSLLLAQSMKSTGDNYRVLGLLNKSIIYLRESSLIYLKIGRTFEALSSKIEIGDILFNTESYSLAETEYLEILSFFPILHDNNLKARAIIGLGQAYRKLKKYNLALRYLKEGIELISIEENPDLYADLLSRLSFTYMDMDEYEEAEQINLDILKKMANRIDDNTTGKIYNNLGWCRYKVGDYEKSIEYNKQAYEYRKKTKLGSNVASSSLINLGNVYLELDSMEQAYKCYTKAITLLDTLYSLDSYINRRRAYEKLSLLHTKKGEFKEALNSYIRYAELRDSTDDKYRLQDYYKQLIEDKITEISYSSKDNTSIQNESLKENYYLYYASFSVLFFVNIYLIYRIRKDKKEKKDVFKISNFTIDTNINNQDLSLSLFSKAIDFNNLGVIVALLSDSEFELVHSNNVINTIFANEKFEISCLKNVRVLKNDLKHIGGSLYNFLVHSYQVNSNYSRILVNIGNKSKELDLYLNKFKYGEREYVIFVFSSFYEKKYQYNKNAIFDLLSGIFYEVEYFKQRSFDQSNILEKDNEFFQKNNSYHSILKKSVIQQFDFIEYFGNMVHKINKRFNLKLELNINVEEIVFFGDKQQLEILLFELLENSFENNDIRSKLKINVNLLEVQDVNTLEIEFISSDNPISYEDSERIFRACYSLNNKRGLGLFICRIIMDHHNGTIDIDSDYKEGSKFILRFNIDTQDKFLEKISQI
- a CDS encoding T9SS type A sorting domain-containing protein, producing MKKIVGLVLLAAVVLAPLFAIDATKSYPRVKAPLYLDNMNKGDAPSVINDPSAFDNSSNGYGWYNPFNHKIDFDPITQTYGTFYRQKSSAGSGSGGFGIAYTNDDSFETSPIYPNPAGIGGLRYPYITSGYGYHFLIGTEYGASSLESKMMIFVNSPDDIETVGPIYVGNSGEFLPGWMVAADITFNEATGEYILIITGEYDLNSDPFKTGVVVGKTTTPMDPDSWEFSDYNDLLFVAGESFPDAGTLKPVWGKNGLGVVLAPVDAVAGDFFFVPGMIYTTDWGATWNLSETGGFIYDTTAFGASFSWDNATCGDPAEDAMPTGFGQFDAFIDDNNTLHFVTLCHAKTATSGTSYYPWATDAGGNLVLTDGYYDTQITIADGEINFVQSDLITTRNYTWDNGEVNESSPRYVNHLTASVGATAGYPNSGAMYLSIGDRIFGDTGTDLNMVSEWTDPVEFYYFQPHSVTKKAGSGWETEIVTVEIEEGVFQDFPIAYNVFDEPGIHHEGLSTPSLVPEMDGDNLTVWGVYQVADLTQPLSGAADFCDHVQDLYSFTWNKVGIEELNNVPGTTALAQNYPNPFNPATQISFRVDNAANINLTVFNAAGEKVSELVNGNVNSGIHTVNFDASNLNSGVYFYQLSVNGVAKDTKKMVLTK
- a CDS encoding PorV/PorQ family protein; this translates as MINRMKSLLFLMVFLLPAVVFSQAKTGTAAMTFLKIDVSARANALGGSFIGLANDVSTLHYNPAGMINIQQPDFGVSHTMYLADIQYTWGGLVFPLKEMNAAVGFQSSFLIVGDMDETTIDKPQGTGRTFSAHDMMVGASYAQMLTPKFYIGGTLKFLQEKLANESAWSVAGDVGTYYDTKWKSLIFGMSIRNFGTAVEFINESADLPMMFVFGIGFNPYDDGINKLSTLVEAGHPSDNNEYITVGLEYSFDDMFFLRAGRKIDELENWLGDEDKYVKFKDNADGTSVNYDPESFNNFGTSIGVGFKLSQFRFDYSWESYGRLGGINMFNVSLSF
- a CDS encoding T9SS type A sorting domain-containing protein, which produces MPWDDEASLAPNNNIINIDPGLIDPVNGNYYTEIGDESYYYGVQTRGVEIHEGSQVNSFIKNIYPNPFNSIITIEFSSISDKYVKMTLFNLNGEKIKNLRINANTKLNSITINTKNLSSGVYILQILSKKHGISYHRLNHIK
- a CDS encoding efflux RND transporter periplasmic adaptor subunit, which gives rise to MKKVLYFLIPIIIIGLASYGVYYRIESKSNTKKDEQKHKVDEKKSIVKVETQKAFVGDLPMYINCTGLAKSSKSVKISTKVSGTVEKLMVSNGTYVKKGDVLVKLESEDIELAFENAEVELTKAKLDYGIEKSYSNLKNENRDNIDLAGLKEQLDIKYKAGKINEDEYQDQLLELDVKKLMSNPDNTMFLRSKTGLSSKLINFKKNKIDYDNLIITAPFSGYIANLDLVEGQDVGNGYDCFDLIDLENIEIEVPVLETEISDLVSGRNATISFNSFPDQKFLGKVKNINPMLEENSSTCKVTISIKNENLIIKPGMSANVSIEGKIYKDRLLVPRSAILVRDNRKLLFRVEGDLAKWIYVTTGKENVDFIEVLDKIEVNDEIVVSNNYTLAHDAQVKVTN